The following are from one region of the Streptomyces decoyicus genome:
- the carB gene encoding carbamoyl-phosphate synthase large subunit: MPKRTDIQSVLVIGSGPIVIGQAAEFDYSGTQACRVLKSEGLRVILVNSNPATIMTDPEIADATYVEPITPDFVEKIIAKERPDALLPTLGGQTALNAAISLHESGTLDKYGVELIGANVEAINKGEDRDLFKEVVEAVRAKIGHGESARSVICHSMDDVLAGVDELGGYPVVVRPSFTMGGAGSGFAHDEEELRRIAGQGLTLSPTTEVLLEESILGWKEYELELMRDKNDNVVVVCSIENFDPMGVHTGDSITVAPAMTLTDREYQTLRDIGIAVIREVGVDTGGCNIQFAVNPEDGRVIVIEMNPRVSRSSALASKATGFPIAKIAARLAVGYTLDEIPNDITEKTPASFEPTLDYVVVKVPRFAFEKFPAADATLTTTMKSVGEAMAIGRNFPEALNKALRSLEKKGSQFDFVTEPGEKAALLEKAQVPTDGRINTVMAAIRAGATPEEVFDATKIDPWFVDQLFLVKEIADEIAAAEKLHPEVLADAKRYGFSDAQIAAIRGLREDVVREVRHALGVRPVYKTVDTCAAEFAAKTPYFYSSYDEESEVAPREKPAVIILGSGPNRIGQGIEFDYSCVHASFALSDAGYETVMVNCNPETVSTDYDTSDRLYFEPLTLEDVLEIVHAETQAGPVAGVIVQLGGQTPLGLAQALKDNGVPIVGTSPEAIDLAEERGAFGRVLTEAGLPAPKYGTAFSFDEAKRIATEIGYPVMVRPSYVLGGRGMEIVYDEPSLGEYLTRHAGLIDRHPVLIDRFLDDAIEIDVDALYDGTELYLGGVMEHIEEAGIHSGDSACALPPITLGGFDIKRLRASTEAIAKGVGVRGLINIQFAMAGDILYVLEANPRASRTVPFTSKATAVPLAKAAARISLGATIAELRAEGMLPKTGDGGTLPLDAPISVKEAVMPWSRFRDIHGRGVDTVLGPEMRSTGEVMGIDSVFGTAYAKSQTGAYGALPTKGRAFVSVANRDKRSMIFPARELVAHGFELLATSGTAEVLRRNGINATVVRKQSEGEGPDGEKTIVQLIHDGQVDLIVNTPYGTGGRLDGYDIRTAAVARAVPCLTTVQALAAAVQGIEAMSRGDVGVRSLQEHAEHLTAAREE, translated from the coding sequence GTGCCTAAGCGCACCGATATCCAGTCCGTCCTGGTCATCGGCTCCGGCCCGATCGTCATCGGCCAGGCCGCCGAGTTCGACTACTCCGGCACCCAGGCCTGCCGGGTCCTCAAGTCCGAGGGCCTGCGCGTCATCCTGGTGAACTCCAACCCGGCGACGATCATGACCGACCCGGAGATCGCCGACGCGACGTATGTCGAGCCGATCACCCCGGACTTCGTCGAGAAGATCATCGCCAAGGAGCGCCCGGACGCGCTCCTGCCCACCCTCGGGGGCCAGACGGCCCTGAACGCCGCGATCTCCCTGCACGAGTCCGGCACCCTCGACAAGTACGGCGTCGAGCTGATCGGCGCGAACGTCGAGGCGATCAACAAGGGCGAGGACCGCGACCTGTTCAAGGAGGTCGTCGAGGCCGTCCGCGCCAAGATCGGCCACGGCGAGTCCGCCCGCTCGGTCATCTGCCACTCCATGGACGACGTCCTGGCGGGCGTCGACGAGCTCGGCGGCTACCCCGTCGTCGTCCGCCCCTCCTTCACCATGGGCGGCGCCGGCTCCGGCTTCGCGCACGACGAGGAGGAGCTGCGCCGGATCGCCGGCCAGGGCCTGACGCTCTCGCCGACCACCGAGGTGCTCCTGGAGGAGTCCATCCTCGGCTGGAAGGAGTACGAGCTGGAGCTGATGCGCGACAAGAACGACAACGTCGTGGTCGTCTGCTCCATCGAGAACTTCGACCCGATGGGCGTGCACACCGGTGACTCGATCACCGTCGCCCCGGCGATGACGCTCACCGACCGTGAGTACCAGACCCTGCGGGACATCGGCATCGCGGTCATCCGCGAGGTCGGCGTCGACACCGGCGGCTGCAACATCCAGTTCGCGGTCAACCCCGAGGACGGCCGGGTCATCGTCATCGAGATGAACCCCCGCGTCTCGCGCTCGTCGGCGCTGGCGTCCAAGGCCACCGGCTTCCCGATCGCGAAGATCGCCGCCCGGCTCGCCGTCGGCTACACCCTCGACGAGATCCCCAACGACATCACCGAGAAGACCCCGGCCTCCTTCGAGCCGACCCTCGACTATGTCGTCGTCAAGGTGCCGCGCTTCGCCTTCGAGAAGTTCCCGGCCGCCGACGCCACGCTCACCACGACCATGAAGTCGGTCGGCGAGGCCATGGCCATCGGCCGCAACTTCCCCGAGGCGCTCAACAAGGCCCTGCGCTCCCTGGAGAAGAAGGGCAGCCAGTTCGACTTCGTCACCGAGCCGGGTGAGAAGGCCGCGCTGCTGGAGAAGGCCCAGGTCCCCACCGACGGCCGGATCAACACCGTCATGGCGGCGATCCGGGCCGGTGCCACGCCCGAGGAGGTCTTCGACGCCACGAAGATCGACCCCTGGTTCGTCGACCAGCTCTTCCTCGTCAAGGAGATCGCGGACGAGATCGCGGCCGCCGAGAAGCTCCACCCCGAGGTCCTTGCGGACGCAAAGCGCTACGGCTTCTCCGACGCCCAGATCGCCGCGATCCGCGGACTGCGCGAGGACGTCGTCCGTGAGGTCCGGCACGCCCTCGGCGTCCGCCCGGTCTACAAGACGGTCGACACCTGCGCCGCCGAGTTCGCCGCGAAGACCCCGTACTTCTACTCCTCCTACGACGAGGAGAGCGAGGTCGCGCCCCGCGAGAAGCCGGCCGTGATCATCCTCGGCTCCGGGCCCAACCGCATCGGCCAGGGCATCGAGTTCGACTACTCCTGCGTCCACGCCTCGTTCGCGCTCAGCGACGCCGGCTACGAGACCGTGATGGTCAACTGCAACCCGGAGACCGTCTCCACGGACTACGACACCTCCGACCGGCTCTACTTCGAGCCGCTCACCCTGGAGGACGTCCTGGAGATCGTGCACGCCGAGACCCAGGCGGGACCGGTCGCCGGCGTCATCGTCCAGCTCGGCGGGCAGACCCCGCTGGGCCTGGCGCAGGCGCTCAAGGACAACGGCGTGCCGATCGTCGGCACCTCGCCCGAGGCGATCGACCTCGCCGAGGAGCGCGGCGCCTTCGGCCGGGTACTCACCGAGGCCGGGCTGCCCGCCCCCAAGTACGGCACCGCCTTCTCCTTCGACGAGGCCAAGCGGATCGCCACCGAGATCGGCTACCCGGTCATGGTCCGCCCGTCCTACGTCCTCGGCGGCCGCGGTATGGAGATCGTCTACGACGAGCCGTCGCTGGGCGAGTACCTCACCCGCCACGCCGGCCTGATCGACCGCCACCCGGTCCTCATCGACCGGTTCCTCGACGACGCCATCGAGATCGACGTCGACGCGCTCTACGACGGCACCGAGCTCTACCTCGGCGGTGTCATGGAGCACATCGAGGAGGCCGGCATCCACTCCGGCGACTCCGCCTGCGCGCTGCCCCCGATCACCCTCGGCGGCTTCGACATCAAGCGCCTGCGGGCCTCGACGGAGGCGATCGCCAAGGGCGTGGGCGTCCGCGGCCTGATCAACATCCAGTTCGCGATGGCCGGGGACATCCTCTACGTCCTGGAGGCCAACCCGCGCGCCTCCCGCACGGTGCCCTTCACCTCGAAGGCCACCGCGGTGCCGCTGGCCAAGGCCGCCGCCCGGATCTCGCTGGGCGCGACGATCGCCGAGCTGCGGGCCGAGGGCATGCTGCCCAAGACCGGCGACGGCGGCACCCTGCCGCTGGACGCGCCGATCTCCGTCAAGGAAGCCGTGATGCCCTGGTCGCGGTTCCGCGACATCCACGGCCGCGGGGTGGACACCGTCCTCGGCCCGGAGATGCGCTCCACCGGCGAGGTCATGGGCATCGACTCGGTCTTCGGCACCGCCTACGCCAAGTCGCAGACCGGCGCCTACGGGGCACTGCCCACCAAGGGCCGCGCCTTCGTCTCCGTCGCCAACCGCGACAAGCGCTCGATGATCTTCCCGGCCCGGGAACTGGTCGCGCACGGCTTCGAGCTGCTCGCCACCTCCGGCACCGCCGAGGTGCTGCGCCGCAACGGCATCAACGCCACCGTGGTGCGCAAGCAGTCCGAGGGCGAGGGCCCGGACGGTGAGAAGACCATCGTCCAGCTGATCCACGACGGCCAGGTCGACCTGATCGTCAACACCCCCTACGGCACCGGCGGCCGGCTGGACGGCTACGACATCCGTACCGCCGCGGTGGCCCGCGCCGTGCCCTGCCTGACCACGGTCCAGGCGCTGGCGGCCGCGGTCCAGGGCATCGAGGCCATGTCCCGCGGTGATGTGGGCGTGCGTTCCCTCCAGGAACACGCCGAACATCTCACCGCGGCCCGCGAGGAGTAG
- the carA gene encoding glutamine-hydrolyzing carbamoyl-phosphate synthase small subunit: protein MTTSTRGTAHGTRGLPAVLVLEDGRSFRGRAYGAVGETFGEAVFSTGMTGYQETLTDPSYHRQVVVMTAPHIGNTGVNDEDPESQRIWVSGYVVRDPARIPSNWRSVRSLDDELVAQGVVGISGVDTRALTRHLRERGAMRVGIFSGEALPDAGTMLAKVRQAPEMEGADLSTQVATKESYVVPAIGPDGAAVPIGTAKFTVAAVDLGIKGMTPHRMAERGIEVHVLPATATVEDVYAVNPDGVFFSNGPGDPATADHPVSVMQGVLERKTPLFGICFGNQILGRALGFGTFKLKYGHRGINQPVQDRTTGKVEVTAHNHGFAVDAPLDKVSDTPFGRAEVSHVCLNDDVVEGLHLLDQPAFSVQYHPEAAAGPHDAAYLFDRFVSLMEGQRA, encoded by the coding sequence ATGACCACCTCCACCAGGGGTACCGCCCACGGCACAAGGGGGCTCCCCGCCGTACTCGTCCTGGAGGACGGCCGCAGCTTCCGCGGCCGCGCCTACGGGGCGGTGGGGGAGACCTTCGGCGAAGCGGTGTTCTCCACCGGCATGACCGGCTACCAGGAGACGCTGACCGACCCCTCGTACCACCGCCAGGTGGTCGTCATGACCGCCCCGCACATCGGCAACACCGGTGTGAACGACGAGGACCCCGAGTCGCAGCGGATCTGGGTCTCCGGCTATGTCGTCCGCGACCCCGCCCGTATCCCCTCCAACTGGCGCTCGGTGCGCTCGCTGGACGACGAGCTGGTCGCCCAGGGCGTCGTCGGCATCAGCGGCGTCGACACCCGGGCCCTGACCCGCCACCTGCGCGAGCGCGGTGCCATGCGGGTCGGCATCTTCTCCGGCGAGGCGCTGCCCGACGCGGGCACGATGCTGGCCAAGGTCCGCCAGGCCCCCGAGATGGAGGGCGCCGACCTCTCCACGCAGGTCGCCACCAAGGAGTCCTACGTCGTCCCGGCGATCGGCCCCGACGGCGCGGCCGTCCCGATCGGTACGGCGAAGTTCACCGTCGCCGCGGTCGACCTGGGCATCAAGGGCATGACCCCGCACCGGATGGCCGAGCGCGGCATCGAGGTGCACGTCCTGCCCGCCACCGCCACCGTCGAGGACGTCTACGCGGTCAACCCGGACGGCGTGTTCTTCTCCAACGGCCCCGGCGACCCGGCCACCGCCGACCACCCGGTCTCCGTCATGCAGGGCGTCCTGGAGCGGAAGACGCCGCTGTTCGGCATCTGCTTCGGCAACCAGATCCTGGGCCGCGCGCTGGGCTTCGGCACCTTCAAGCTCAAGTACGGGCACCGCGGCATCAACCAGCCGGTGCAGGACCGTACGACCGGCAAGGTCGAGGTCACCGCGCACAACCACGGGTTCGCCGTCGACGCCCCGCTCGACAAGGTCTCCGACACCCCCTTCGGCCGCGCCGAGGTCTCCCACGTCTGCCTGAACGACGACGTGGTGGAGGGTCTGCACCTCCTCGACCAGCCGGCCTTCAGCGTCCAGTACCACCCCGAAGCCGCCGCGGGTCCGCACGACGCCGCGTACCTCTTCGACCGCTTCGTTTCCCTGATGGAGGGCCAGCGTGCCTAA
- a CDS encoding PH-like domain-containing protein, protein MTPPLIHLAEAQKSAPVTDWAARIGWVVGLLVFVVFVYWLMRQGWKWRGTLQGDLPELPSTPENPGTPLLTLAGRYHGSTTAGQWLDRIVARGLGTRSRAELTLTDQGLDVVRPGAADFFVPAAALRGARLDKGIAGKVLTEGGLLIVTWEHGGRQIDSGFRSDRADEHPAWVEALNELSTTEHHTSTTEHTETEGAR, encoded by the coding sequence GTGACTCCTCCACTGATCCACTTGGCCGAAGCGCAGAAGTCCGCGCCGGTCACCGACTGGGCCGCACGGATCGGCTGGGTCGTCGGCCTGCTGGTCTTCGTCGTCTTCGTCTACTGGCTGATGCGCCAGGGCTGGAAGTGGCGCGGCACGCTCCAGGGCGATCTGCCCGAGCTGCCGTCCACCCCGGAGAACCCCGGCACCCCGCTGCTGACGCTGGCAGGCCGCTACCACGGTTCCACCACCGCCGGGCAGTGGCTCGACCGGATCGTGGCGCGCGGTCTGGGGACCCGCAGCCGCGCCGAGCTGACCCTCACCGACCAGGGGCTGGACGTCGTACGGCCGGGCGCGGCGGACTTCTTCGTGCCGGCCGCCGCACTGCGCGGAGCCCGCCTCGACAAGGGCATCGCCGGCAAGGTCCTGACCGAGGGCGGCCTGCTGATCGTCACCTGGGAGCACGGCGGCCGGCAGATCGACTCCGGCTTCCGCTCCGACCGTGCGGACGAGCACCCGGCCTGGGTCGAGGCCCTCAACGAACTCAGCACCACCGAGCACCACACCAGCACCACCGAGCACACCGAAACGGAAGGCGCACGATGA
- a CDS encoding dihydroorotase — MSKILIRGAKVLGGEPQDVLIDGETVAEVGTGLSAEGAQVIEADGKILLPGLVDLHTHLREPGREDSETVLTGTKAAAVGGFTAVHAMANTFPVADTAGVVEQVWRLGKESGYCDVQPVGAVTVGLEGKKLAELGAMHDSAAGVRVFSDDGKCVDDAVIMRRALEYVKAFDGVVAQHAQEPRLTEGAQMNEGIVSAELGLGGWPAVAEESIIARDVLLAAHVGSRVHICHLSTAGSVEIVRWAKSKGWNVTAEVTPHHLLLTDELVRSYNPVYKVNPPLRTEADVLALREALADGTIDCVATDHAPHPHEDKDCEWGAAAMGMVGLETALSVVQHTMVDSGLLDWAGVADRMSFRPAHIGRLEGHGRPVSAGEPANLTLLDSAYRGEVDPAGFASRSRNTPYEGRELPGRVTHTFLRGRATVVDGKLA, encoded by the coding sequence ATGAGCAAGATCCTTATTCGCGGGGCGAAGGTCCTCGGTGGCGAGCCGCAGGACGTGCTGATCGACGGTGAGACCGTCGCGGAGGTCGGGACCGGACTGAGCGCCGAGGGCGCGCAGGTCATCGAGGCGGACGGCAAGATCCTGCTGCCGGGCCTGGTCGATCTCCACACCCACCTGCGCGAGCCGGGCCGCGAGGACTCCGAGACCGTGCTGACCGGCACGAAGGCGGCTGCCGTCGGCGGCTTCACCGCCGTCCACGCCATGGCCAACACCTTCCCCGTCGCGGACACCGCGGGCGTCGTCGAGCAGGTCTGGCGGCTGGGCAAGGAGTCCGGCTACTGCGACGTCCAGCCCGTCGGTGCGGTCACCGTCGGCCTGGAGGGCAAGAAGCTCGCCGAGCTCGGCGCGATGCACGACTCCGCGGCCGGCGTCCGGGTCTTCTCCGACGACGGCAAGTGCGTGGACGACGCCGTGATCATGCGGCGCGCCCTGGAGTACGTGAAGGCCTTCGACGGTGTCGTCGCCCAGCACGCCCAGGAGCCCCGGCTCACCGAGGGCGCCCAGATGAACGAGGGCATCGTCTCGGCCGAGCTGGGCCTCGGCGGCTGGCCCGCGGTCGCCGAGGAGTCGATCATCGCCCGCGATGTGCTGCTGGCCGCGCACGTCGGCTCCCGCGTCCACATCTGCCACCTGTCGACGGCCGGCTCGGTCGAGATCGTCCGCTGGGCCAAGTCCAAGGGCTGGAACGTCACCGCCGAGGTCACCCCGCACCACCTGCTGCTCACCGACGAGCTCGTCCGCAGCTACAACCCGGTCTACAAGGTGAATCCGCCGCTGCGCACCGAGGCCGACGTCCTGGCGCTGCGCGAGGCGCTCGCCGACGGCACCATCGACTGCGTCGCCACCGACCACGCCCCGCACCCGCACGAGGACAAGGACTGCGAGTGGGGCGCGGCGGCCATGGGCATGGTCGGTCTGGAGACCGCGCTGTCCGTCGTCCAGCACACGATGGTCGACAGCGGGCTGCTGGACTGGGCCGGCGTCGCCGACCGGATGTCCTTCCGCCCGGCGCACATCGGCCGCCTGGAGGGCCACGGCCGCCCCGTCTCGGCTGGTGAGCCCGCCAACCTCACACTGCTCGATTCCGCTTACCGTGGAGAGGTGGACCCCGCGGGCTTCGCCTCCCGCAGCCGCAACACCCCCTACGAGGGCCGTGAGCTGCCGGGTCGCGTCACCCACACCTTCCTGCGGGGCCGGGCAACGGTCGTCGACGGGAAGCTGGCGTGA
- a CDS encoding aspartate carbamoyltransferase catalytic subunit produces MKRHLISAADLTRDDAVLILDTAEEMARVADRPIKKLPTLRGRTVVNLFFEDSTRTRISFEAAAKRLSADVINFSAKGSSVSKGESLKDTALTLEAMGADAVVIRHHDSGAPHRLATSGWIGGSVVNAGDGTHEHPTQALLDAFTMRRRLVGVDAGVGQDLSGRRITIVGDILHSRVARSNVHLLTTLGAEVTLVAPPTLVPIGVEQWPCEVSYDLDAVVAKSDAVMMLRVQRERMNAAFFPTEREYARRYGLDGDRMARMPEHAIVMHPGPMNRGMEITAQVADSPRCTAVEQVTNGVSIRMAVLYLLLGGNEPALPAGNGTSMRTEESK; encoded by the coding sequence ATGAAGCGTCACCTCATCTCGGCCGCCGACCTCACGCGCGACGACGCCGTTCTGATCCTCGACACCGCCGAGGAGATGGCCCGGGTCGCCGACCGGCCGATCAAGAAGCTCCCCACCCTGCGCGGACGCACCGTCGTCAACCTCTTCTTCGAGGACTCGACCCGCACCCGTATCTCGTTCGAAGCCGCGGCGAAGCGCCTCTCCGCCGACGTCATCAACTTCTCCGCCAAGGGCTCGTCGGTCTCCAAGGGCGAGTCGCTCAAGGACACCGCCCTCACCCTGGAGGCGATGGGCGCGGACGCCGTCGTCATCCGGCACCACGACTCCGGCGCCCCGCACCGCCTGGCGACCTCCGGCTGGATCGGCGGCTCCGTGGTCAACGCCGGTGACGGCACCCACGAACACCCCACCCAGGCACTGCTCGACGCCTTCACGATGCGCCGCCGCCTGGTCGGCGTCGACGCGGGCGTGGGCCAGGACCTCTCCGGCCGCCGCATCACCATCGTCGGCGACATCCTGCACAGCCGGGTCGCCCGCTCCAACGTCCATCTGCTGACCACCCTCGGCGCCGAGGTCACCCTGGTCGCACCGCCGACGCTGGTGCCGATCGGCGTGGAGCAGTGGCCCTGCGAGGTCTCGTACGACCTGGACGCCGTGGTCGCCAAGTCCGACGCGGTGATGATGCTCCGCGTCCAGCGCGAGCGGATGAACGCGGCGTTCTTCCCGACGGAGCGGGAGTACGCGCGGCGCTACGGTCTCGACGGCGACCGGATGGCCCGTATGCCCGAGCACGCGATCGTGATGCACCCCGGGCCGATGAACCGCGGCATGGAGATCACCGCCCAGGTCGCCGACTCGCCCCGCTGCACCGCCGTCGAACAGGTCACCAACGGCGTCAGCATCCGGATGGCCGTTCTCTATCTGCTTCTGGGCGGCAACGAGCCCGCCCTCCCCGCCGGCAACGGCACCAGCATGCGCACCGAGGAGAGCAAGTAA
- the pyrR gene encoding bifunctional pyr operon transcriptional regulator/uracil phosphoribosyltransferase PyrR, with the protein MDASSSDTTAQLPARPVLEGPDIARMLTRIAHEIVERAKGADDVVLLGIPTRGVFLARRLAAKLEEITGRTVPVGSLDITMYRDDLRLGPARTLARTDIPADGVEGRVVLLVDDVLFSGRTIRAALDALGDIGRPRAVQLAVLVDRGHRELPIRADYVGKNLPTSLRETVKVQLTEEDGRDAVLLGVKHTAPAGER; encoded by the coding sequence ATGGACGCAAGCAGTTCCGACACGACAGCTCAGCTCCCCGCACGGCCGGTGCTCGAAGGCCCGGACATCGCGCGGATGCTCACCCGTATCGCCCATGAAATCGTCGAGCGCGCCAAGGGCGCGGACGATGTGGTGCTCCTGGGGATCCCGACCCGCGGCGTCTTCCTCGCCCGGCGGCTCGCTGCCAAGCTCGAAGAGATCACCGGCCGGACGGTCCCGGTCGGCTCGCTCGACATCACGATGTACCGCGACGACCTGCGCCTGGGCCCGGCCCGCACGCTCGCCCGCACGGACATCCCCGCCGACGGCGTCGAGGGCCGCGTGGTCCTGCTCGTCGACGACGTCCTCTTCTCCGGCCGCACCATCCGCGCCGCTCTGGACGCGCTGGGCGACATCGGACGGCCGCGCGCCGTGCAGCTGGCGGTCCTCGTCGACCGCGGCCACCGCGAACTGCCGATCCGCGCCGACTACGTAGGCAAGAACCTCCCCACGTCGCTGCGGGAGACGGTCAAGGTCCAGCTCACCGAGGAGGACGGCCGGGACGCCGTGCTGCTCGGCGTGAAGCACACCGCACCGGCCGGCGAGCGTTAG
- the bldD gene encoding transcriptional regulator BldD translates to MSSEYAKQLGAKLRAIRTQQGLSLHGVEEKSQGRWKAVVVGSYERGDRAVTVQRLAELADFYGVPVQELLPGTTPGGAAEPPPKLVLDLERLAHVPQEKAGPLQRYAATIQSQRGDYNGKVLSIRQDDLRTLAVIYDQSPSVLTEQLISWGVLDAEARRAVQHDEL, encoded by the coding sequence ATGTCCAGCGAATACGCCAAACAGCTCGGGGCCAAGCTCCGCGCCATCCGCACCCAGCAGGGCCTCTCTCTCCACGGCGTCGAGGAGAAGTCCCAGGGCCGCTGGAAGGCCGTGGTGGTGGGTTCGTACGAGCGCGGCGACCGTGCCGTGACCGTGCAGCGCCTTGCCGAGCTGGCGGACTTCTACGGCGTCCCGGTGCAGGAACTGCTGCCGGGCACGACACCGGGCGGAGCGGCCGAGCCGCCGCCGAAGCTGGTGCTCGACCTGGAGCGCCTCGCCCATGTCCCGCAGGAGAAGGCCGGCCCGCTCCAGCGCTACGCCGCCACCATCCAGAGCCAGCGCGGTGACTACAACGGCAAGGTCCTCTCGATCCGCCAGGACGACCTGCGCACCCTCGCGGTCATCTACGATCAGTCGCCCTCGGTGCTGACCGAGCAGCTGATCAGCTGGGGCGTGCTCGACGCCGAAGCACGCCGCGCCGTCCAGCACGACGAGCTCTGA
- the nusB gene encoding transcription antitermination factor NusB, producing MAARTKARKRAFQILFEADQRGADVQSVLADWMRHARTDPRQPPVNEYTLQLVEGYADHVARIDELISTYAVDWDLDRMPAADRSILRLGAYELLWVDDTPDAVALDEAVQLAREFSTDDSPAFVNGLLGRLKELKPSLRREA from the coding sequence GTGGCTGCCCGTACCAAGGCCCGTAAGCGCGCCTTCCAGATTCTCTTCGAGGCCGACCAGCGCGGTGCCGATGTGCAGTCCGTGCTCGCGGACTGGATGCGGCACGCCCGGACCGACCCACGGCAGCCGCCGGTGAACGAATACACCCTGCAGTTGGTCGAGGGGTACGCGGACCATGTGGCCCGCATCGACGAGCTGATCTCCACCTACGCGGTCGACTGGGACCTCGACCGGATGCCGGCAGCCGACCGCAGCATTCTGCGGCTCGGCGCCTATGAACTGCTCTGGGTGGACGACACGCCGGACGCGGTGGCGCTCGACGAAGCAGTGCAGCTCGCCAGGGAGTTCTCCACGGACGATTCCCCGGCCTTCGTCAACGGCCTCCTCGGCCGGCTCAAGGAGCTGAAGCCGAGCCTGCGGCGCGAGGCGTAG
- the efp gene encoding elongation factor P has product MASTNDLKNGLVLKLEGGQLWSVVEFQHVKPGKGPAFVRTKLKNVLSGKVVDKTFNAGVKVETATVDKRGMQFSYMDGEYFVFMDMDTYDQLMVDRKAVGDAANFLLEGFEAVVAQHEGEVLYVELPAAVELVIQHTEPGVQGDRSTGGSKPATLETGYEIQVPLFITEGEKIKVDTRTGDYLGRVNS; this is encoded by the coding sequence GTGGCTTCCACGAACGACCTCAAGAACGGCCTGGTGCTCAAGCTCGAAGGGGGCCAGCTCTGGTCCGTCGTCGAGTTCCAGCACGTCAAGCCCGGTAAGGGCCCGGCCTTCGTCCGCACCAAGCTGAAGAATGTGCTCTCCGGCAAGGTGGTGGACAAGACCTTCAACGCCGGCGTGAAGGTCGAGACGGCCACTGTCGACAAGCGTGGGATGCAGTTCTCGTACATGGACGGCGAGTACTTCGTCTTCATGGACATGGACACCTACGACCAGCTGATGGTCGACCGCAAGGCCGTCGGTGACGCCGCGAACTTCCTCCTCGAGGGCTTCGAGGCCGTCGTGGCGCAGCACGAGGGCGAGGTGCTCTACGTCGAGCTGCCGGCCGCCGTCGAGCTCGTCATCCAGCACACCGAGCCCGGCGTGCAGGGCGACCGCTCCACCGGTGGCTCCAAGCCCGCCACGCTGGAGACCGGCTACGAGATCCAGGTGCCGCTCTTCATCACCGAGGGCGAGAAGATCAAGGTCGACACTCGCACGGGCGACTACCTCGGCCGGGTGAACAGCTAA
- a CDS encoding aminopeptidase P family protein, translated as MSELYAARRTRLRDRCAATGSAAALISRPANVRYLTGCAPPGAALLLGPADDVLLCGRPLSGDPAEGRPAEDVRVSVLPSRGGDPVVAGADLAATAGADTLAVEEHHLTVTRHRALSQVAPRLRLTDLACAVEGQRLVKDDEEIACLRIAAEIADQALGELLESILVGRTERHLALELERRLVDHGADGPAFPTSVATGPNAGRSGHLPTDRRVEEGDFLSVCLGANYRGYRCEIGRTFVIGTTPSDWQIELYDLVFAAQRAGREALAPGVECRDVDRVTRHVLDAAGYGERLGAWTGHGVGLEIDEDPQLSPAAMGKLDACVPVTVEPGVHIPGRGGVRIDDTLVVRPEADGGPELLTITTKELLAL; from the coding sequence ATGTCCGAGTTGTACGCGGCCCGACGCACGCGGCTGCGCGACCGCTGCGCCGCAACCGGAAGTGCCGCCGCACTGATCTCGCGCCCCGCGAACGTCCGCTACCTCACGGGCTGCGCACCGCCCGGCGCCGCGCTGCTGCTCGGTCCGGCCGACGATGTGCTGCTGTGCGGCAGACCGCTGAGCGGTGATCCCGCCGAGGGCCGGCCGGCCGAGGACGTCCGGGTGTCGGTGCTGCCCAGCCGCGGCGGCGACCCGGTCGTGGCCGGCGCCGATCTGGCCGCGACGGCCGGTGCGGACACCCTGGCCGTCGAGGAGCACCACCTCACCGTCACCCGGCACCGTGCGCTCTCCCAGGTCGCGCCCCGGCTGCGGCTGACCGACCTGGCCTGCGCGGTCGAGGGGCAGCGGCTGGTGAAGGACGACGAGGAGATCGCCTGTCTGCGGATCGCCGCCGAGATCGCCGACCAGGCCCTGGGGGAGCTCCTCGAATCGATCCTGGTCGGCCGCACCGAGCGGCATCTCGCGCTGGAACTGGAGCGCCGGCTGGTCGACCACGGCGCGGACGGCCCGGCCTTCCCCACGTCCGTCGCGACCGGCCCGAACGCCGGCCGCTCCGGACACCTGCCCACCGACCGGCGGGTCGAGGAGGGCGACTTCCTCAGTGTCTGCCTCGGCGCCAATTACCGCGGCTACCGCTGTGAGATCGGCCGGACCTTCGTCATCGGCACCACACCCTCGGACTGGCAGATCGAGCTGTACGACCTCGTTTTCGCAGCCCAGCGGGCCGGTCGCGAGGCGCTGGCGCCGGGTGTGGAGTGCCGCGACGTGGACCGGGTGACCCGCCATGTGCTGGACGCTGCGGGGTACGGTGAGCGGCTCGGGGCGTGGACCGGGCACGGCGTGGGACTCGAAATCGACGAGGACCCTCAATTGTCACCTGCCGCCATGGGTAAACTGGACGCTTGCGTGCCGGTCACCGTCGAGCCGGGGGTTCACATCCCGGGCCGTGGGGGTGTCCGGATCGACGACACCCTCGTCGTCCGCCCCGAGGCGGACGGCGGACCCGAGCTACTCACGATCACGACCAAGGAGCTGCTCGCGCTGTGA